In one Drosophila gunungcola strain Sukarami chromosome 2R unlocalized genomic scaffold, Dgunungcola_SK_2 000011F, whole genome shotgun sequence genomic region, the following are encoded:
- the LOC128255610 gene encoding transmembrane protein 53 isoform X3: MAPSKNRRYISSQDITKNMTLYTHNKTQVEVDPKTLAFKKPTGNPLVLMMAWLMAKQKHLKKYAQIYTDMGFDVVVVHITPWQLLWPVKGAQVVAAETLRFLESNKSYEPIVMHGFSVGAYQLGEIMLQMSRDMDRYGSILERFVCQVWDSAADITEIPVGVPKSIFPRNERMQSALRNYTLYHLKTFHNQATIHYMRSSQMFHSTLLKAPALFFVSDNDPIGPPSSNQAVRENWERADIKVTFKRWERSQHAAHYVKHRDEYLQTLFNHLETCGVLEAIGVPKRAKL; the protein is encoded by the exons ATGGCACCTTCGAAGAATCGCCGGTATATATCCTCGCAGGACATTACCAAGAATATGACTCTGTACACACACAACAAGACTCAAGTCGAGGTGGATCCCAAGACGCTGGCTTTTAAAAAGCCAACTGGCAACCCACTGGTCCTCATGATGGCCTGGCTGATGGCAAAGCAAAAGCACCTGAAGAAGTACGCCCAGATCTACACGGATATGGGATTCGATGTGGTGGTGGTACACATTACGCCCTGGCAGTTGCTCTGGCCGGTCAAAGGAGCCCag GTGGTGGCCGCTGAGACTCTGCGATTTCTGGAGAGCAACAAGTCGTATGAGCCGATCGTGATGCATGGTTTCTCTGTGGGCGCCTACCAATTGGGCGAGATCATGCTGCAGATGTCACGCGACATGGATCGCTATGGCAGCATCTTGGAGCGTTTCGTGTGCCAGGTCTGGGACAGCGCCGCCGACATCACCGAGATCCCAGTGGGGGTTCCCAAATCGATTTTCCCCAGAAACGAGCGCATGCAGAGCGCCCTGCGCAACTATACGCTGTACCACCTGAAGACATTCCACAACCAGGCCACCATTCACTATATGCGATCCAGCCAGATGTTCCACTCCACACTGCTCAAGGCCCCGGCGCTGTTCTTTGTGTCGGACAACGATCCCATCGGTCCGCCATCCTCCAACCAGGCGGTGCGCGAGAACTGGGAGCGGGCGGACATCAAGGTGACATTCAAGCGCTGGGAGCGATCCCAGCATGCGGCCCACTACGTGAAGCATCGCGATGAGTATCTGCAGACGCTTTTCAATCACTTGGAGACTTGCGGTGTT
- the LOC128255610 gene encoding transmembrane protein 53 isoform X2: MDFLIEITLLVILAIILLKIYHRAKRSAMAPSKNRRYISSQDITKNMTLYTHNKTQVEVDPKTLAFKKPTGNPLVLMMAWLMAKQKHLKKYAQIYTDMGFDVVVVHITPWQLLWPVKGAQVVAAETLRFLESNKSYEPIVMHGFSVGAYQLGEIMLQMSRDMDRYGSILERFVCQVWDSAADITEIPVGVPKSIFPRNERMQSALRNYTLYHLKTFHNQATIHYMRSSQMFHSTLLKAPALFFVSDNDPIGPPSSNQAVRENWERADIKVTFKRWERSQHAAHYVKHRDEYLQTLFNHLETCGVLEAIGVPKRAKL; this comes from the exons ATGGACTTCCTGATTGAGATAACATTGCTGGTCATTTTGGCAATTATACTGCTGAAAATCTATCATCGCGCGAAACGT AGCGCCATGGCACCTTCGAAGAATCGCCGGTATATATCCTCGCAGGACATTACCAAGAATATGACTCTGTACACACACAACAAGACTCAAGTCGAGGTGGATCCCAAGACGCTGGCTTTTAAAAAGCCAACTGGCAACCCACTGGTCCTCATGATGGCCTGGCTGATGGCAAAGCAAAAGCACCTGAAGAAGTACGCCCAGATCTACACGGATATGGGATTCGATGTGGTGGTGGTACACATTACGCCCTGGCAGTTGCTCTGGCCGGTCAAAGGAGCCCag GTGGTGGCCGCTGAGACTCTGCGATTTCTGGAGAGCAACAAGTCGTATGAGCCGATCGTGATGCATGGTTTCTCTGTGGGCGCCTACCAATTGGGCGAGATCATGCTGCAGATGTCACGCGACATGGATCGCTATGGCAGCATCTTGGAGCGTTTCGTGTGCCAGGTCTGGGACAGCGCCGCCGACATCACCGAGATCCCAGTGGGGGTTCCCAAATCGATTTTCCCCAGAAACGAGCGCATGCAGAGCGCCCTGCGCAACTATACGCTGTACCACCTGAAGACATTCCACAACCAGGCCACCATTCACTATATGCGATCCAGCCAGATGTTCCACTCCACACTGCTCAAGGCCCCGGCGCTGTTCTTTGTGTCGGACAACGATCCCATCGGTCCGCCATCCTCCAACCAGGCGGTGCGCGAGAACTGGGAGCGGGCGGACATCAAGGTGACATTCAAGCGCTGGGAGCGATCCCAGCATGCGGCCCACTACGTGAAGCATCGCGATGAGTATCTGCAGACGCTTTTCAATCACTTGGAGACTTGCGGTGTT